One segment of Streptomyces sp. NBC_01463 DNA contains the following:
- a CDS encoding GH25 family lysozyme, with translation MRRRTVIRGVVATALAPAGIVLATGRPALAAAADLEGVDVSNYQAGIDYARAAAEGRRFAVAKAGGCQLAEGPYTTSSYAGHVDGARAAGLRVGHYWLSGDFLAPAAAADYFVDHLHDYRVGDVLALDVEVLDDSTRLWNDTDVSAWFNRVRERVGSYVPWFYISTGALRAGTWSRTIASGAHLWAASWGPNNGTWPGAPDLGGRYPDWAAHQYTSVGSAGGASPVDLNLARAWAFDLTEPTDPPPGGGGLPKTSTEQDGVPGPVMWQRTQNWLRIQSGYTGPIDGVPGPNTYAALQLNMRNWGYTGPLDGIPGTNTWAAVQRLAATHGYTGPIDGVMGPNSWRAYSHFINQNQWD, from the coding sequence ATGCGCAGGAGAACCGTGATCCGCGGCGTCGTGGCGACCGCTCTGGCCCCGGCCGGAATCGTCCTGGCCACCGGCCGCCCGGCGCTCGCCGCGGCGGCGGATCTGGAGGGCGTCGACGTCTCGAACTACCAGGCCGGCATCGACTACGCCCGGGCCGCCGCCGAGGGCCGGCGGTTCGCCGTCGCCAAGGCCGGTGGCTGCCAGCTCGCCGAGGGCCCCTACACCACGTCCTCGTACGCCGGACATGTCGACGGCGCCCGTGCCGCCGGCCTGCGGGTGGGGCACTACTGGCTGTCGGGAGACTTCCTCGCCCCCGCTGCCGCCGCCGACTACTTCGTGGACCATCTGCACGACTACCGCGTCGGTGACGTCCTCGCGCTGGATGTCGAGGTGCTGGACGACTCGACCCGGCTGTGGAACGACACGGACGTGTCCGCTTGGTTCAACCGGGTCCGGGAGCGGGTCGGCAGCTACGTGCCCTGGTTCTACATCAGCACGGGCGCCCTGCGCGCCGGCACCTGGAGCCGCACGATCGCGTCCGGCGCCCACCTGTGGGCGGCATCCTGGGGGCCGAACAACGGCACCTGGCCGGGCGCGCCCGACCTGGGCGGCCGCTATCCGGACTGGGCGGCCCACCAGTACACCTCCGTGGGCTCCGCCGGGGGCGCCTCCCCCGTCGACCTCAACCTGGCCCGCGCATGGGCCTTCGACCTGACCGAACCGACCGATCCGCCGCCCGGTGGCGGGGGTCTGCCCAAGACGTCGACGGAGCAGGACGGTGTCCCGGGTCCGGTGATGTGGCAGCGGACGCAGAACTGGCTGCGGATCCAGTCCGGGTACACCGGACCGATCGACGGTGTCCCGGGACCCAACACCTACGCCGCGCTCCAGCTGAACATGCGGAACTGGGGCTACACAGGACCCCTCGACGGAATTCCCGGAACGAACACCTGGGCCGCCGTCCAGCGCCTCGCCGCCACCCACGGCTACACCGGCCCCATCGACGGCGTCATGGGCCCCAACTCCTGGCGCGCCTACAGCCACTTCATCAACCAGAACCAATGGGACTAG
- a CDS encoding peptidoglycan DD-metalloendopeptidase family protein has translation MLRGSVTTFGLAAGGVLLSGNTAQALDIYNPFSGYRITGTWQDHLDDGSLGGIDYGMGVGTALPAAGAGVVTNIPDNGTGGHTVTITHSDGYRTQYMHLSQFLLANGTSVGKGGIVGYSGGAVGAPGSGSSTGPHVHWHLITPGGTRVNPLNYLGGGGGLPKTSTEQDGVPGPVMWQRTQNWLRIQSGYTGPIDGVPGPNTYAALQLNMRNWGYTGPLDGIPGTNTWAAVQRLAATHGYTGPIDGVMGPNSWRAYSHFINQNQWD, from the coding sequence TTGCTGCGGGGATCGGTCACCACGTTCGGCCTGGCGGCCGGCGGTGTGCTGCTCTCGGGGAACACCGCCCAGGCGCTGGACATCTACAACCCGTTCAGCGGCTACCGGATCACCGGCACCTGGCAGGATCACCTCGACGACGGCTCCCTGGGCGGGATCGACTACGGGATGGGCGTCGGGACCGCGCTGCCCGCCGCGGGCGCGGGAGTCGTCACGAACATCCCGGACAACGGCACCGGCGGACACACGGTGACCATCACCCACAGCGACGGCTACCGGACGCAGTACATGCACCTGTCCCAGTTCCTGCTGGCCAACGGCACCTCGGTCGGCAAGGGAGGGATCGTGGGCTACTCCGGGGGCGCCGTCGGTGCCCCCGGCTCCGGGAGTTCCACCGGACCGCACGTGCACTGGCACCTGATCACCCCGGGCGGCACCCGGGTCAATCCGCTGAACTACCTGGGCGGTGGCGGGGGTCTGCCCAAGACGTCGACGGAGCAGGACGGTGTCCCGGGTCCGGTGATGTGGCAGCGGACGCAGAACTGGCTGCGGATCCAGTCCGGGTACACCGGACCGATCGACGGTGTCCCGGGACCCAACACCTACGCCGCGCTCCAGCTGAACATGCGGAACTGGGGCTACACAGGACCCCTCGACGGAATTCCCGGAACGAACACCTGGGCCGCCGTCCAGCGCCTCGCCGCCACCCACGGCTACACCGGCCCCATCGACGGCGTCATGGGCCCCAACTCCTGGCGCGCCTACAGCCACTTCATCAACCAGAACCAATGGGACTAG
- a CDS encoding ABC transporter permease — protein MSTLPLAVRDSHTMLRRNLLHARRYPSLTLNLLLTPIMLLLLFVYIFGDVMSAGIGGGGADRAQYIAYIVPGLLLMTIGSTTIGTAVSVSNDMTEGIIARFRTMAIHRGSVLIGHVLGSVLQCIASVVLVGAVGAAIGFRSTDATVLEWFAAFGLLVLFATAFTWIAVGMGLISPNAEAASNNALPMILLPLLSSAFIPVDTMPGWFRPIAEYQPFTPAIETLRGLLLGTEIGNNGWLTLAWCLALTVLGYRWSTARFNDDPK, from the coding sequence ATGAGCACCCTGCCCCTGGCCGTCCGCGACTCCCACACCATGCTGCGCCGCAACCTCCTGCACGCCCGCCGCTACCCCTCCCTCACCCTCAACCTCCTGCTCACCCCGATCATGCTGCTCCTGCTCTTCGTCTACATCTTCGGCGACGTCATGAGCGCCGGCATCGGCGGCGGCGGCGCCGACCGCGCCCAGTACATCGCCTACATCGTCCCCGGCCTCCTCCTCATGACGATCGGCTCCACCACCATCGGCACCGCCGTCTCCGTCTCCAACGACATGACCGAAGGGATCATCGCCCGCTTCCGCACCATGGCCATCCACCGCGGATCCGTCCTCATCGGCCACGTCCTGGGCAGCGTCCTGCAATGCATCGCCAGCGTCGTCCTGGTCGGCGCCGTCGGCGCCGCCATCGGCTTCCGCTCCACCGACGCCACCGTCCTGGAATGGTTCGCCGCCTTCGGACTCCTGGTCCTCTTCGCCACCGCGTTCACCTGGATCGCCGTCGGCATGGGCCTCATCAGCCCCAACGCCGAAGCCGCCAGCAACAACGCCCTCCCCATGATCCTGCTCCCCCTCCTCTCCAGCGCCTTCATCCCCGTCGACACCATGCCCGGCTGGTTCCGCCCCATCGCCGAGTACCAGCCCTTCACCCCCGCCATCGAAACCCTCCGCGGCCTCCTCCTCGGCACCGAGATCGGCAACAACGGCTGGCTCACCCTCGCCTGGTGCCTCGCCCTCACCGTCCTCGGCTACCGCTGGTCCACCGCACGCTTCAACGACGACCCCAAGTAA
- a CDS encoding ATP-binding cassette domain-containing protein has product MTIPAITVSGLRKSYGDKLVLDGIDLRIPAGSVFALLGPNGAGKTTAVKILSSLVSAGAGSGEIRVGGHDLATEPQAVRAAIGVTGQFSAVDGLITGEENMLLMADLHHLTRADGRRVTAELLERFDLVDAAKKPASTYSGGMKRRLDIAMTLVGSPRIIFLDEPTTGLDPRSRHTMWGIIRSLVTTGVTVLLTTQYLDEADELADRIAVLDNGKIAAEGSPAELKRLVPGGHVRLRFTDPSAYRSAATALHEAARDDEALTLQLPSGGSQRELRAILDWLDSTGVEADELTVHTPDLDDVFFALTTPTGALPHQTQETTR; this is encoded by the coding sequence ATGACCATCCCGGCCATCACCGTGAGCGGGCTGCGCAAGTCCTACGGCGACAAACTCGTACTGGACGGCATCGATCTGCGCATCCCGGCGGGCTCGGTGTTCGCGTTGCTGGGTCCGAACGGGGCCGGCAAGACGACGGCGGTGAAGATCCTGTCGTCTCTGGTGTCGGCGGGCGCCGGGTCCGGGGAGATCCGGGTCGGGGGCCACGACCTGGCCACCGAGCCGCAGGCCGTGCGTGCCGCGATCGGGGTCACCGGCCAGTTCTCCGCCGTGGACGGTCTGATCACCGGCGAGGAGAACATGCTCCTGATGGCGGACCTGCACCACCTCACCAGGGCCGATGGCCGGCGCGTCACCGCCGAACTCCTGGAACGCTTCGACCTGGTGGACGCCGCGAAGAAGCCCGCCTCCACCTACTCCGGCGGCATGAAACGCCGCCTGGACATCGCGATGACCCTGGTCGGCAGCCCCCGCATCATCTTCCTCGACGAACCCACCACCGGCCTGGACCCACGCTCCCGCCACACCATGTGGGGCATCATCCGCAGCCTCGTCACCACCGGCGTCACCGTCCTGCTCACCACCCAGTACCTCGACGAAGCCGACGAACTCGCCGACCGCATCGCCGTACTCGACAACGGCAAGATCGCCGCCGAGGGAAGCCCGGCCGAGCTCAAGCGGCTCGTCCCGGGCGGACACGTACGGCTGAGGTTCACCGACCCGTCCGCGTACCGGTCGGCCGCCACCGCCCTGCACGAGGCCGCCCGGGACGACGAAGCCCTCACCCTGCAACTCCCCAGCGGCGGAAGTCAGCGCGAACTGCGCGCCATTCTCGACTGGCTCGACTCGACCGGTGTCGAGGCCGACGAACTCACCGTCCACACCCCCGACCTCGACGACGTGTTCTTCGCCCTCACCACCCCCACCGGCGCGCTGCCGCACCAGACCCAGGAGACCACCCGATGA
- a CDS encoding DUF4097 domain-containing protein — protein sequence MQKFATPTPVSTVLDIPAGQVRFIAADRSDTTVEVLPADSSKSRDAKAAEQITVAYADGVLRIEAAPTNNRIIGTSGSVEVTVQLPAGSRVEAKAAAAEFRGVGRLGDVVFEGAQATVKLDEAASARLTVQAGDVTVGRLGGPARISTQKGDIHITEALGGAVELSTMSGGISVGAARGVSASLDAGTTYGRIHNSLMNTAGAPDLTIRATTAHGDITARSN from the coding sequence ATGCAGAAGTTCGCCACCCCCACCCCCGTCTCCACCGTCCTGGACATCCCCGCCGGGCAGGTCCGGTTCATCGCCGCCGACCGGTCCGACACCACGGTCGAGGTTCTTCCCGCCGACTCCTCGAAGAGCCGTGACGCGAAGGCCGCGGAGCAGATCACCGTCGCGTACGCCGACGGCGTCCTGCGCATCGAGGCCGCACCGACGAACAACCGGATCATCGGCACCTCCGGATCCGTCGAGGTGACCGTTCAGCTGCCGGCCGGCTCCCGCGTCGAGGCGAAGGCGGCGGCCGCCGAGTTCCGGGGCGTCGGACGGCTCGGAGACGTCGTCTTCGAAGGCGCACAGGCCACGGTCAAGCTGGACGAGGCCGCGAGCGCCCGCCTCACCGTGCAGGCCGGTGACGTCACGGTCGGCCGACTGGGCGGCCCCGCGCGGATCAGCACCCAGAAGGGCGACATCCACATCACCGAGGCCCTCGGCGGAGCGGTCGAACTGAGCACCATGTCCGGCGGGATCTCCGTCGGCGCCGCCCGCGGAGTCTCCGCGTCACTGGACGCCGGCACCACCTACGGCCGGATCCACAACTCGCTCATGAACACCGCGGGCGCCCCGGACCTCACCATCCGCGCGACCACCGCGCACGGCGACATCACCGCCCGCAGCAACTGA
- a CDS encoding helix-turn-helix domain-containing protein produces the protein MPGGRLTQQERQQIGLGLADGLPYAEIARRLDRPTSTVTREVMRNGGPTAYRADLAHRATERRTHQRRQSAEPRGRQALAQPHGRDAEAVREYEEVFAAVLMQSGLSNKMMSRVLVCLYTTDSGSLTAAELVQRLQVSPASISKAITFLESQGLVRRERDERRRERYIVDDDVWYQSMMASARATAQLVETARQGVGVLGADSPAAVRLENIARFLDFVNEGITRSAEQAREVLYANAKPEADPDEE, from the coding sequence ATGCCGGGAGGCAGGCTCACTCAGCAGGAGCGTCAGCAGATCGGGCTCGGTCTCGCCGACGGCCTTCCGTACGCGGAGATCGCCCGGCGCCTCGACCGGCCGACCTCGACCGTGACCCGCGAGGTGATGCGCAACGGCGGCCCCACCGCCTACCGGGCCGACCTCGCCCACCGCGCCACCGAACGCCGCACCCATCAGCGCAGGCAGAGCGCCGAACCCCGTGGGCGGCAGGCGCTTGCGCAGCCCCACGGGCGCGACGCCGAGGCCGTGCGCGAGTACGAGGAGGTGTTCGCCGCCGTCCTCATGCAGTCGGGCCTGTCCAACAAGATGATGTCCCGGGTCCTGGTCTGCCTCTACACCACCGACTCGGGAAGCCTCACGGCGGCCGAACTCGTGCAGCGCCTCCAGGTCAGTCCGGCGTCCATCTCCAAGGCGATCACGTTCCTCGAGAGCCAGGGCCTCGTCCGCCGGGAGCGCGACGAACGCCGTCGCGAGCGTTACATCGTCGACGACGACGTCTGGTACCAGTCGATGATGGCCAGTGCCCGGGCCACCGCCCAACTCGTCGAGACCGCACGGCAGGGCGTCGGTGTCCTCGGCGCCGACTCCCCGGCCGCGGTCCGCCTGGAGAACATCGCGCGCTTCCTGGACTTCGTGAACGAGGGCATAACGCGCTCCGCCGAGCAGGCCCGCGAAGTCCTCTACGCGAACGCGAAGCCGGAAGCCGATCCGGACGAGGAGTAG
- a CDS encoding VOC family protein — protein MSVELNHTIVHARSNRESAEFLANLLDLEVGTEWGPFIPVSLSNGVTLDFASIPAESIAPQHYAFLIGDDEFDAALRRIQQAGITYYADPHLKQPGEINLHHGGRGLYFMDPAGHGMEIITRPYGSHEATPAAS, from the coding sequence GTGTCTGTCGAGTTGAACCACACGATTGTCCACGCCCGGTCCAACCGGGAATCCGCCGAGTTCCTGGCGAACCTGCTCGATCTCGAAGTGGGTACCGAGTGGGGCCCGTTCATCCCGGTCTCGCTCAGCAACGGCGTCACCCTGGACTTCGCCAGCATTCCGGCCGAGTCCATCGCCCCGCAGCACTACGCCTTCCTCATCGGGGACGACGAGTTCGACGCCGCGCTGCGGCGCATCCAGCAGGCGGGGATCACGTACTACGCGGATCCGCACCTCAAGCAGCCGGGTGAGATCAACCTCCACCACGGCGGGCGCGGCCTGTACTTCATGGATCCCGCAGGTCATGGCATGGAGATCATCACGCGGCCGTACGGGAGTCACGAAGCGACGCCTGCGGCGTCGTAG
- a CDS encoding SGNH/GDSL hydrolase family protein, giving the protein MPSGEYLRYVALGDSQTEGLGDGDDATGLRGWADRFAEHVAAVNPGLQYANLAVRGRVAGQVRAEQLGPALALEPDLATVVAGVNDLLRPRFDAAEVAGQVEEMFAALTATGARVVTLTFPDVGKIAPLARPVRPRVEEFNTRIRAAAARHGVAVAETALHAVATDRRLWSTDRLHASPLGHARIAAAAAQAIDLPGSDGTWTDPLAPTAVPSGLQSAAAELRWAAGFLGPWLGRRLRGRSSGDGRTAKRPLLLPVGAVS; this is encoded by the coding sequence ATGCCGAGCGGTGAGTACCTGCGTTATGTCGCCCTCGGCGACAGTCAGACCGAAGGGCTCGGTGACGGTGACGACGCCACCGGACTCCGTGGCTGGGCCGACCGGTTCGCCGAGCACGTCGCGGCCGTCAACCCCGGTCTCCAGTACGCCAACCTGGCCGTGCGAGGACGTGTCGCCGGTCAGGTCCGCGCAGAACAGCTGGGGCCCGCGCTGGCCCTGGAGCCCGACCTGGCCACCGTCGTCGCCGGGGTCAACGACCTGCTCCGGCCGAGGTTCGATGCCGCGGAGGTGGCCGGGCAGGTGGAGGAGATGTTCGCCGCGCTCACGGCCACCGGGGCGCGGGTGGTGACCCTGACCTTCCCCGACGTCGGGAAGATCGCGCCCCTGGCCCGGCCCGTCAGGCCGCGGGTGGAGGAGTTCAACACCCGCATCCGCGCCGCGGCCGCCCGCCACGGGGTCGCGGTCGCCGAGACCGCCCTGCACGCCGTCGCCACCGACCGGCGCCTGTGGAGCACGGACCGGCTCCACGCCAGTCCCCTCGGTCATGCGAGGATCGCCGCGGCCGCCGCCCAGGCCATCGACCTGCCGGGGAGCGACGGCACGTGGACGGACCCGCTGGCCCCGACGGCCGTTCCCTCCGGCCTGCAGTCCGCAGCGGCCGAACTGCGGTGGGCGGCCGGATTCCTCGGCCCCTGGCTCGGACGCCGTCTGCGCGGCCGCTCCTCCGGTGACGGCCGCACCGCGAAACGCCCCCTGCTGCTCCCCGTGGGCGCCGTTTCCTGA
- a CDS encoding VWA domain-containing protein: protein MTDRPTGLPDPSASPRTAEADPHENRRQVLYWRLLARLFDPEEQPALESASLAVVEDLGLPSALLDPQTSVDSVVQRHPELADEFDGLMAPEPDGDRDSDSSADADGEGVRDRAAEVRRAALVSKVLLNVFSSGSGTVTAGQLARWQADAGWLERALGCAPGELRGGRGGGGRSGHGAPGLDRLIPVIGPELGALEADLVKRMRLREVLADPVLAARLTPSMSLIEQLLRDKSNLSGIALANAKALIRRFVDEVAEVLRTQVEKSTAGAVDRSVPPKRVFRNLDLDRTIWKNLTNWSPEEERLYVDRLYYRHTARRTTPQRLIVVVDQSGSMVDSMVNCTILASVFAGLPKVDVHLIAYDTQALDLTPWVHDPFETLLRTKLGGGNDGPVAMAMARPKITDPQDTVMVWISDFYEFGRSQPLFEGIEAVHRSGVRFIPVGSVTSSGRQEVNPWFRERFKALGTPVLSGHISKLVHELKTFLA, encoded by the coding sequence ATGACGGACCGACCGACCGGCCTGCCGGACCCGTCCGCCTCACCGCGCACCGCCGAGGCCGACCCGCACGAGAACCGTCGCCAGGTGCTGTACTGGCGGCTGCTCGCCCGGCTCTTCGACCCCGAGGAGCAGCCCGCACTGGAGTCGGCGAGCCTGGCCGTCGTGGAGGACCTCGGGCTGCCGTCCGCACTGCTCGACCCGCAGACCTCCGTCGACTCGGTCGTGCAGCGCCACCCCGAGCTGGCCGACGAGTTCGACGGACTGATGGCCCCGGAGCCCGACGGCGACAGAGACAGCGACAGCAGCGCCGACGCGGACGGAGAGGGTGTACGGGACCGGGCCGCCGAAGTACGGCGAGCGGCACTGGTGTCGAAGGTTCTCCTCAACGTCTTCTCCTCCGGCTCCGGCACGGTCACCGCCGGACAGCTGGCGCGCTGGCAGGCCGACGCGGGATGGCTGGAGCGCGCGCTCGGCTGCGCACCCGGCGAACTGCGGGGCGGCCGCGGCGGAGGAGGACGCTCCGGGCACGGCGCCCCCGGCCTCGACCGGCTGATCCCGGTGATCGGGCCGGAGCTCGGCGCGCTGGAGGCCGACCTCGTCAAGCGGATGCGCCTGCGCGAGGTGCTGGCCGACCCCGTGCTCGCGGCCCGGCTGACCCCCAGCATGTCGCTCATCGAGCAACTGCTGCGGGACAAGAGCAACCTCTCGGGCATCGCTCTGGCCAACGCCAAGGCCCTGATCCGCCGCTTCGTCGACGAGGTCGCCGAGGTGCTGCGGACCCAGGTAGAGAAGTCCACGGCGGGAGCCGTCGACCGCTCCGTCCCGCCCAAGCGGGTGTTCCGCAACCTCGACCTCGACCGCACGATCTGGAAGAACCTCACCAACTGGAGCCCGGAGGAGGAGCGGCTGTACGTCGACCGCCTCTACTACCGGCACACCGCACGCAGGACGACACCCCAGCGGCTGATCGTCGTCGTGGACCAGTCGGGCTCGATGGTCGACTCGATGGTGAACTGCACCATCCTCGCCTCGGTCTTCGCCGGGCTGCCCAAGGTGGACGTCCACCTCATCGCGTACGACACCCAGGCGCTCGACCTCACGCCCTGGGTGCACGACCCCTTCGAGACCCTGCTGCGCACCAAGCTCGGCGGGGGCAACGACGGACCCGTCGCGATGGCGATGGCCCGGCCGAAGATCACCGATCCCCAGGACACGGTGATGGTGTGGATCTCCGACTTCTACGAGTTCGGCCGCTCCCAGCCGCTCTTCGAGGGCATCGAGGCCGTCCACCGGTCCGGAGTGAGGTTCATCCCCGTCGGGTCGGTCACCAGCTCCGGCCGCCAGGAGGTCAACCCCTGGTTCCGTGAGCGGTTCAAGGCCCTCGGCACGCCGGTCCTCTCCGGCCACATCAGCAAGCTCGTCCACGAGCTCAAGACTTTTCTCGCCTAG
- a CDS encoding AAA family ATPase yields MSDLLRAPAEIKYAEELAWLESVDDNPKPFSWRLSPKMVRLFILGSERSDNLDREISQKWYGDRSFVERSIVTLASDRGLLLIGDPGTGKSWLAELLSAAICRNSTLVVQGTAGTTEDHIKYSWNVSMVIAKGQSRDSMIPSPIMTAMESGAIGRFEELTRSTSDVQDALISILSEKYISVPELDSDNIVFAKPGFSVIATANSRDRGVNDLSSALKRRFNFVRIPVVTNKKSEAEIVRFRTEELLRRHSIELDVPPTLLDVLLQSFADLRASAAAAGSDDEKLESALSTAEQIGVLEDAVLHGDFFGERDLTARTLASSLVGSLARRDPEDLAILNKYLHGVVEPRSKEEGGPWPEFLEGGRDAIATLS; encoded by the coding sequence ATGTCCGACCTGCTGCGCGCCCCCGCCGAGATCAAGTACGCCGAGGAACTGGCCTGGCTCGAGTCCGTCGACGACAACCCCAAGCCCTTCTCCTGGCGGCTCTCCCCGAAGATGGTCCGCCTGTTCATCCTGGGCTCCGAGCGCTCCGACAACCTCGACCGGGAGATCTCCCAGAAGTGGTACGGCGACCGCAGTTTCGTCGAGCGCTCCATCGTCACCCTGGCATCCGACCGCGGACTGCTGCTCATCGGCGACCCCGGCACGGGCAAGAGCTGGCTGGCCGAGCTGTTGTCCGCCGCCATCTGCCGCAACTCCACCCTGGTCGTGCAGGGCACCGCCGGCACCACCGAGGACCACATCAAGTACTCCTGGAACGTCTCCATGGTCATCGCCAAGGGGCAGTCACGGGACTCCATGATCCCCTCGCCGATCATGACGGCGATGGAATCCGGCGCGATCGGCCGTTTCGAGGAGCTGACCCGCTCCACCAGCGACGTCCAGGACGCGCTGATCTCCATCCTGTCCGAGAAGTACATCTCCGTGCCCGAACTGGACAGCGACAACATCGTCTTCGCCAAGCCCGGGTTCTCCGTCATCGCCACGGCCAACAGCCGCGACCGGGGCGTCAACGACCTCTCCTCGGCGCTCAAGCGCCGCTTCAACTTCGTCCGCATCCCGGTGGTGACGAACAAGAAGAGCGAGGCGGAGATCGTCCGCTTCCGCACCGAGGAACTGCTGCGCCGCCACAGCATCGAGCTCGACGTGCCGCCGACGCTCCTGGACGTGCTCCTGCAGAGCTTCGCCGACCTGCGGGCCTCCGCCGCCGCGGCCGGCAGCGACGACGAGAAGCTGGAGTCGGCCCTGTCCACCGCCGAGCAGATCGGCGTGCTGGAGGACGCCGTCCTGCACGGCGACTTCTTCGGGGAACGTGATCTGACCGCCCGGACCCTGGCGTCCTCGCTCGTCGGTTCACTGGCCCGGCGCGACCCCGAGGACCTGGCCATCCTCAACAAGTACCTGCACGGCGTCGTCGAACCGCGCAGCAAGGAGGAGGGCGGGCCCTGGCCCGAGTTCCTGGAGGGCGGCCGCGACGCGATCGCCACCCTGTCGTGA